The following proteins are co-located in the Apis mellifera strain DH4 linkage group LG9, Amel_HAv3.1, whole genome shotgun sequence genome:
- the LOC726750 gene encoding fibroin heavy chain isoform X2: MRYLECFVPLMVLSCLASSFAEPGVLFDLAKDHQKRVAGLLDPLGLFHKKDQSSSSSHSYGGNLQIGPLSFSGSLASSSATAEGSGATSVAKANSQAFGQGSVKADASAIANAQDYSSNIGHNYYAPIDVQQYGGPGGSHSNPNDGYNTVASAAANANANANYNANRGANSNVYANANSNAVSSYTGASPANYYSPGYDLSDTGANANTNLKSNDANNGAGTLNVYYTAPESFRGSNEAATASANANSVISGTGSSDNYHAPGGSWSNGGAIANANAKTNVIDGVTSGYKPGITKSDSVGRQFELNGGVELPNGYYSSGTRGNAVTGSKIPYRPHDDEETVVVIVDPPPVHRPALGRPAFGKRPPFGNPPPFGRLPPFGKPSPPFGRPSFERYPQRDHGPEAIKVIVIKEPAYHSQAGVKNGQYGQPIDYPVGGYQNGYGGANANANAIAIANANAKANAGGNAGINAGANAGASAGANSISGANGYPQESGYYPGSAPTSSIGANNPFLTGTGGANAGAMAGANAGAMAGANAGAMAGANVGAMAGANAGAMAGANAGGNIGANAGATAGASAGVLGNAYPGTSGSQGAGNYQAGSGNPFLTGQGQGNAGANAGANAVANAAVISQGQIGAQNPFLNPEFEPIGSHHGLGEYVINGEQTVGKQSGGSPIPTTYPGQGSTPGTYGTNVGSGANAGASAGAIANAGANAGGYGQPVKESPVIIPVNPSTNYEGGAGSGTVFSNTGSAFENSGSGDNGYGVPTYQTGLASSGANAGANAGVNVGGSGSAGYGAPTKTAPVFGTSGPTFGNGGANAGASAGVSAGVNVGGSGSGGYSGGANAGASAGVNVGGSGSAGYSGGANAGASAGVNVGGSGSGGYSGGANAGASAEASAGISGSGGYNVPTKGAPVFGTSGPTFGNGGANAGASAGASAGISGSGGYNVPTKSAPVFGTSAPAFGTGGANAGASAGASAGISGSGVYNVPTKSAPVFGTSEPAFGTGGANAGANAGVNVGGSGSADYTGGANTGASTGLNFDGSGSAGYTGGANTGASIGLNFDGTGSAGYTGGANTGASTGLNIAGSGSAGYTGGANTGASTGLNVGGSGSIGYSAGANAGASAGLNVGGSGSTGYSGGANAGASTGLNVGGSGSAGYTGGANTGASTGLNFDGSGSAGYTGGANTGASTGLNIVGSGSAGYTGGANTGASTGLNVGGSGSIGYTGGANAGASTGLNVGGSGSAGYSAGANAGASAGLNVGGSGSTGYSAGANAGASAGLNVGGSGSTGYSGGANAGASAGLNVGGSGSGGYSGGANAGSKANAIASAGASAGANIGGIVGGIVGSGSGLIFGSDELGIGANAGSGGYGGDFVFGDASASASAKAEASASGGSGSSNAIANANSNSFKGFSGSNASAKSSANSSGFGSGLANANAQASSKASSGSGNSYASSSASANVDTKSLLVFRD; the protein is encoded by the exons ATGCGGTATCTTGAGTGTTTCGTGCCGTTAATGGTACTATCGTGCCTCGCAAGTTCGTTCGCGGAACCTG gGGTCCTCTTCGATCTGGCGAAGGATCATCAAAAGCGCGTGGCAGGTTTGCTGGACCCTCTAGGATTGTTCCACAAGAAGGATCAGAGCTCGAGCTCGTCGCACTCGTACGGGGGCAACCTGCAGATAGGACCACTTTCCTTTTCGGGCAGCTTGGCCAGCTCTTCGGCCACGGCCGAAGGCAGTGGTGCTACCTCCGTTGCCAAGGCGAATTCTCAAGCCTTCGGCCAAGGCTCTGTAAAAGCTGACGCCAGCGCAATAGCCAACGCTCAAG ATTATAGTTCTAACATCGGTCACAACTACTACGCGCCGATAGACGTGCAACAATACGGCGGCCCCGGTGGTTCTCACTCGAATCCGAATGATGGTTATAATACCGTTGCAAGCGCCGCTGCAAAtgctaatgcaaacgcgaacTATAATGCAAACAGAGGTGCGAACTCGAACGTGTACGCCAACGCGAATTCGAACGCCGTTTCTTCTTATACCGGTGCATCGCCGGCCAATTATTATTCTCCCGGATACGATCTATCCGATACCGGTGCCAATGCAAATACGAATCTTAAGAGTAACGATGCGAACAATGGCGCGGGAACGCTCAACGTCTATTACACGGCTCCTGAAAGTTTTCGAGGTAGCAACGAGGCCGCAACAGCAAGCGCGAACGCGAATTCTGTCATCTCTGGGACAGGATCATCCGATAATTATCACGCTCCTGGAGGATCGTGGAGCAATGGTGGCGCAATTGCGAATGCAAACGCGAAGACGAATGTTATCGATGGTGTAACGAGTGGCTATAAACCTGGAATCACGAAAAGCGACAGCGTAGGCCGGCAATTCGAATTGAACGGTGGCGTGGAATTACCAAATGGATATTATTCTTCGGGAACTCGAGGCAACGCGGTAACCGGTAGCAAG ATTCCTTATCGTCCTCATGACGATGAAGAAACCGTTGTAGTGATCGTAGATCCGCCACCAGTCCACAGGCCAGCATTGGGCAGGCCAGCATTTGGTAAGCGACCACCATTCGGTAATCCACCGCCGTTCGGTAGGCTACCACCGTTCGGTAAGCCATCACCACCATTCGGCAGGCCATCTTTCGAGAGGTATCCACAACGTGATCACGGCCCCGAGGCAATCAAAGTGATCGTGATCAAAGAGCCGGCATATCATAGCCAAG cGGGAGTTAAAAATGGTCAATACGGTCAACCGATCGACTATCCGGTCGGAGGCTATCAGAATGGTTATGGAGGAGCTAACGCCAATGCTAATGCCATCGCAATTGCAAACGCAAATGCCAAAGCAAACGCAGGAGGTAACGCAGGAATCAACGCAGGAGCTAATGCAGGAGCTAGTGCGGGAGCTAATTCCATTTCTGGTGCGAATGGCTATCCTCAGGAATCGGGATATTATCCTGGAAGTGCTCCAACTAGTTCCATTGGAGCGAACAATCCTTTCTTGACTGGAACCGGAGGGGCTAACGCAGGCGCTATGGCAGGAGCTAACGCAGGCGCTATGGCAGGCGCTAATGCAGGCGCTATGGCAGGAGCTAACGTAGGCGCTATGGCAGGTGCTAACGCAGGCGCTATGGCAGGAGCTAACGCAGGCGGTAACATAGGAGCTAACGCAGGAGCTACCGCAGGAGCTAGCGCAGGTGTTCTTGGAAACGCATATCCAGGAACATCAGGAAGTCAGGGTGCGGGTAATTACCAAGCTGGATCGGGCAATCCATTCCTAACTGGACAAGGTCAAGGAAATGCAGGCGCCAATGCTGGTGCAAATGCTGTTGCTAATGCTGCTGTTATCTCTCAAGGACAAATCGGAGCGCAAAACCCTTTCCTCAATCCTGAATTCGAACCTATTGGAAGTCATCACGGACTTGGAGAATACGTAATTAACGGTGAACAAACTGTTGGAAAACAGAGTGGAGGTAGCCCTATTCCTACTACTTATCCTGGCCAAGGAAGCACACCAGGAACTTATGGAACGAACGTTGGATCAGGAGCAAATGCAGGAGCCAGTGCAGGAGCTATCGCTAATGCTGGTGCAAATGCAGGTGGATACGGTCAGCCTGTTAAAGAAAGTCCTGTAATTATTCCTGTTAATCCAAGTACAAATTACGAGGGCGGAGCTGGATCAGGTACCGTATTTTCGAATACGGGAAGCGCATTTGAAAATTCTGGATCCGGTGACAATGGCTATGGTGTTCCTACTTATCAAACTGGATTAGCTTCTAGTGGAGCGAATGCTGGAGCGAATGCAGGAGTAAACGTTGGAGGTAGCGGATCTGCTGGTTATGGTGCACCAACAAAAACTGCTCCAGTCTTTGGAACGTCTGGACCAACTTTTGGAAATGGAGGAGCAAATGCTGGAGCAAGTGCTGGGGTGAGTGCAGGAGTAAACGTTGGTGGCAGCGGATCTGGTGGTTATTCTGGAGGAGCAAATGCTGGAGCGAGTGCAGGAGTAAACGTTGGTGGCAGCGGATCTGCTGGTTATTCTGGAGGAGCAAATGCTGGAGCGAGTGCAGGAGTAAACGTTGGTGGCAGCGGATCTGGTGGTTATTCTGGAGGAGCAAATGCTGGAGCAAGTGCTGAGGCGAGTGCAGGAATCAGCGGATCTGGTGGTTATAATGTACCTACAAAAGGTGCTCCAGTTTTTGGAACGTCTGGACCAACTTTTGGAAATGGAGGAGCAAATGCTGGAGCAAGTGCTGGAGCAAGTGCAGGAATCAGCGGATCTGGCGGTTATAATGTACCTACAAAAAGTGCTCCAGTCTTTGGAACATCTGCACCAGCTTTTGGAACTGGAGGAGCAAATGCTGGAGCAAGTGCTGGAGCGAGTGCAGGAATCAGCGGATCTGGCGTTTATAATGTACCTACAAAAAGTGCTCCAGTCTTTGGAACATCTGAACCAGCTTTTGGAACTGGAGGAGCAAATGCTGGAGCGAATGCAGGAGTAAACGTTGGTGGCAGCGGATCTGCTGATTATACTGGAGGAGCAAATACTGGAGCAAGTACAGGACTAAACTTTGATGGCAGCGGATCTGCTGGTTATACTGGAGGAGCAAATACTGGAGCAAGTATAGGACTAAACTTTGATGGCACCGGATCTGCTGGTTATACTGGAGGAGCAAATACTGGAGCGAGTACAGGACTAAACATTGCTGGCAGCGGATCTGCTGGTTATACTGGAGGAGCAAATACTGGAGCAAGTACAGGACTAAACGTTGGTGGCAGCGGATCTATTGGTTATTCTGCAGGAGCAAATGCTGGAGCGAGTGCAGGACTAAACGTTGGTGGCAGCGGATCTACTGGTTATTCTGGAGGAGCAAATGCTGGAGCAAGTACAGGACTAAACGTTGGTGGCAGCGGATCTGCTGGTTATACTGGAGGAGCAAATACTGGAGCAAGTACAGGACTAAACTTTGATGGCAGCGGATCTGCTGGTTATACTGGAGGAGCAAATACTGGAGCGAGTACAGGACTAAACATTGTTGGCAGCGGATCTGCTGGTTATACTGGAGGAGCAAATACTGGAGCAAGTACAGGACTAAACGTTGGTGGCAGCGGATCTATTGGTTATACTGGAGGAGCAAATGCTGGAGCGAGTACAGGACTAAACGTTGGTGGCAGCGGATCTGCTGGTTATTCTGCAGGAGCAAATGCTGGAGCGAGTGCAGGACTAAACGTTGGTGGCAGCGGATCTACTGGTTATTCTGCAGGAGCAAATGCTGGAGCGAGTGCAGGATTAAACGTTGGTGGCAGCGGATCTACTGGTTATTCTGGAGGAGCAAATGCTGGAGCGAGTGCAGGATTAAACGTTGGTGGCAGCGGATCTGGTGGTTATTCTGGAGGAGCAA ATGCTGGAAGCAAAGCTAATGCTATAGCAAGTGCTGGAGCAAGTGCTGGAGCAAATATTGGAGGAATTGTTGGAGGAATTGTTGGATCTGGATCTGGATTAATTTTTGGTTCTGACGAATTAGGAATAGGTGCAAATGCTGGATCTGGTGGTTACGGTGGTGACTTCGTTTTTGGAGATGCATCCGCCAGTGCTAGTGCCAAGGCTGAGGCTTCCGCTTCTGGTGGATCAGGAA GCTCAAACGCGATTGCAAACGCGAATTCGAACTCGTTCAAAGGATTTTCCGGTAGCAATGCGTCCGCCAAATCGTCCGCCAACTCGTCAGGTTTTGGAAGTGGGTTGGCCAATGCGAATGCACAAGCATCCAGCAAAGCGTCTTCGGGATCTGGCAACAGTTACGCCTCCAGCTCTGCATCCGCCAACGTGGACACGAAGAGTTTGCTCGTCTTCAGAGATTAA
- the LOC726750 gene encoding fibroin heavy chain isoform X1: protein MRYLECFVPLMVLSCLASSFAEPGVLFDLAKDHQKRVAGLLDPLGLFHKKDQSSSSSHSYGGNLQIGPLSFSGSLASSSATAEGSGATSVAKANSQAFGQGSVKADASAIANAQDYSSNIGHNYYAPIDVQQYGGPGGSHSNPNDGYNTVASAAANANANANYNANRGANSNVYANANSNAVSSYTGASPANYYSPGYDLSDTGANANTNLKSNDANNGAGTLNVYYTAPESFRGSNEAATASANANSVISGTGSSDNYHAPGGSWSNGGAIANANAKTNVIDGVTSGYKPGITKSDSVGRQFELNGGVELPNGYYSSGTRGNAVTGSKIPYRPHDDEETVVVIVDPPPVHRPALGRPAFGKRPPFGNPPPFGRLPPFGKPSPPFGRPSFERYPQRDHGPEAIKVIVIKEPAYHSQAGVKNGQYGQPIDYPVGGYQNGYGGANANANAIAIANANAKANAGGNAGINAGANAGASAGANSISGANGYPQESGYYPGSAPTSSIGANNPFLTGTGGANAGAMAGANAGAMAGANAGAMAGANVGAMAGANAGAMAGANAGGNIGANAGATAGASAGVLGNAYPGTSGSQGAGNYQAGSGNPFLTGQGQGNAGANAGANAVANAAVISQGQIGAQNPFLNPEFEPIGSHHGLGEYVINGEQTVGKQSGGSPIPTTYPGQGSTPGTYGTNVGSGANAGASAGAIANAGANAGGYGQPVKESPVIIPVNPSTNYEGGAGSGTVFSNTGSAFENSGSGDNGYGVPTYQTGLASSGANAGANAGVNVGGSGSAGYGAPTKTAPVFGTSGPTFGNGGANAGASAGVSAGVNVGGSGSGGYSGGANAGASAGVNVGGSGSAGYSGGANAGASAGVNVGGSGSGGYSGGANAGASAEASAGISGSGGYNVPTKGAPVFGTSGPTFGNGGANAGASAGASAGISGSGGYNVPTKSAPVFGTSAPAFGTGGANAGASAGASAGISGSGVYNVPTKSAPVFGTSEPAFGTGGANAGANAGVNVGGSGSADYTGGANTGASTGLNFDGSGSAGYTGGANTGASIGLNFDGTGSAGYTGGANTGASTGLNIAGSGSAGYTGGANTGASTGLNVGGSGSIGYSAGANAGASAGLNVGGSGSTGYSGGANAGASTGLNVGGSGSAGYTGGANTGASTGLNFDGSGSAGYTGGANTGASTGLNIVGSGSAGYTGGANTGASTGLNVGGSGSIGYTGGANAGASTGLNVGGSGSAGYSAGANAGASAGLNVGGSGSTGYSAGANAGASAGLNVGGSGSTGYSGGANAGASAGLNVGGSGSGGYSGGANAGASAGLNVGGSGSAGYTGGANAGSKANAIASAGASAGANIGGIVGGIVGSGSGLIFGSDELGIGANAGSGGYGGDFVFGDASASASAKAEASASGGSGSSNAIANANSNSFKGFSGSNASAKSSANSSGFGSGLANANAQASSKASSGSGNSYASSSASANVDTKSLLVFRD, encoded by the exons ATGCGGTATCTTGAGTGTTTCGTGCCGTTAATGGTACTATCGTGCCTCGCAAGTTCGTTCGCGGAACCTG gGGTCCTCTTCGATCTGGCGAAGGATCATCAAAAGCGCGTGGCAGGTTTGCTGGACCCTCTAGGATTGTTCCACAAGAAGGATCAGAGCTCGAGCTCGTCGCACTCGTACGGGGGCAACCTGCAGATAGGACCACTTTCCTTTTCGGGCAGCTTGGCCAGCTCTTCGGCCACGGCCGAAGGCAGTGGTGCTACCTCCGTTGCCAAGGCGAATTCTCAAGCCTTCGGCCAAGGCTCTGTAAAAGCTGACGCCAGCGCAATAGCCAACGCTCAAG ATTATAGTTCTAACATCGGTCACAACTACTACGCGCCGATAGACGTGCAACAATACGGCGGCCCCGGTGGTTCTCACTCGAATCCGAATGATGGTTATAATACCGTTGCAAGCGCCGCTGCAAAtgctaatgcaaacgcgaacTATAATGCAAACAGAGGTGCGAACTCGAACGTGTACGCCAACGCGAATTCGAACGCCGTTTCTTCTTATACCGGTGCATCGCCGGCCAATTATTATTCTCCCGGATACGATCTATCCGATACCGGTGCCAATGCAAATACGAATCTTAAGAGTAACGATGCGAACAATGGCGCGGGAACGCTCAACGTCTATTACACGGCTCCTGAAAGTTTTCGAGGTAGCAACGAGGCCGCAACAGCAAGCGCGAACGCGAATTCTGTCATCTCTGGGACAGGATCATCCGATAATTATCACGCTCCTGGAGGATCGTGGAGCAATGGTGGCGCAATTGCGAATGCAAACGCGAAGACGAATGTTATCGATGGTGTAACGAGTGGCTATAAACCTGGAATCACGAAAAGCGACAGCGTAGGCCGGCAATTCGAATTGAACGGTGGCGTGGAATTACCAAATGGATATTATTCTTCGGGAACTCGAGGCAACGCGGTAACCGGTAGCAAG ATTCCTTATCGTCCTCATGACGATGAAGAAACCGTTGTAGTGATCGTAGATCCGCCACCAGTCCACAGGCCAGCATTGGGCAGGCCAGCATTTGGTAAGCGACCACCATTCGGTAATCCACCGCCGTTCGGTAGGCTACCACCGTTCGGTAAGCCATCACCACCATTCGGCAGGCCATCTTTCGAGAGGTATCCACAACGTGATCACGGCCCCGAGGCAATCAAAGTGATCGTGATCAAAGAGCCGGCATATCATAGCCAAG cGGGAGTTAAAAATGGTCAATACGGTCAACCGATCGACTATCCGGTCGGAGGCTATCAGAATGGTTATGGAGGAGCTAACGCCAATGCTAATGCCATCGCAATTGCAAACGCAAATGCCAAAGCAAACGCAGGAGGTAACGCAGGAATCAACGCAGGAGCTAATGCAGGAGCTAGTGCGGGAGCTAATTCCATTTCTGGTGCGAATGGCTATCCTCAGGAATCGGGATATTATCCTGGAAGTGCTCCAACTAGTTCCATTGGAGCGAACAATCCTTTCTTGACTGGAACCGGAGGGGCTAACGCAGGCGCTATGGCAGGAGCTAACGCAGGCGCTATGGCAGGCGCTAATGCAGGCGCTATGGCAGGAGCTAACGTAGGCGCTATGGCAGGTGCTAACGCAGGCGCTATGGCAGGAGCTAACGCAGGCGGTAACATAGGAGCTAACGCAGGAGCTACCGCAGGAGCTAGCGCAGGTGTTCTTGGAAACGCATATCCAGGAACATCAGGAAGTCAGGGTGCGGGTAATTACCAAGCTGGATCGGGCAATCCATTCCTAACTGGACAAGGTCAAGGAAATGCAGGCGCCAATGCTGGTGCAAATGCTGTTGCTAATGCTGCTGTTATCTCTCAAGGACAAATCGGAGCGCAAAACCCTTTCCTCAATCCTGAATTCGAACCTATTGGAAGTCATCACGGACTTGGAGAATACGTAATTAACGGTGAACAAACTGTTGGAAAACAGAGTGGAGGTAGCCCTATTCCTACTACTTATCCTGGCCAAGGAAGCACACCAGGAACTTATGGAACGAACGTTGGATCAGGAGCAAATGCAGGAGCCAGTGCAGGAGCTATCGCTAATGCTGGTGCAAATGCAGGTGGATACGGTCAGCCTGTTAAAGAAAGTCCTGTAATTATTCCTGTTAATCCAAGTACAAATTACGAGGGCGGAGCTGGATCAGGTACCGTATTTTCGAATACGGGAAGCGCATTTGAAAATTCTGGATCCGGTGACAATGGCTATGGTGTTCCTACTTATCAAACTGGATTAGCTTCTAGTGGAGCGAATGCTGGAGCGAATGCAGGAGTAAACGTTGGAGGTAGCGGATCTGCTGGTTATGGTGCACCAACAAAAACTGCTCCAGTCTTTGGAACGTCTGGACCAACTTTTGGAAATGGAGGAGCAAATGCTGGAGCAAGTGCTGGGGTGAGTGCAGGAGTAAACGTTGGTGGCAGCGGATCTGGTGGTTATTCTGGAGGAGCAAATGCTGGAGCGAGTGCAGGAGTAAACGTTGGTGGCAGCGGATCTGCTGGTTATTCTGGAGGAGCAAATGCTGGAGCGAGTGCAGGAGTAAACGTTGGTGGCAGCGGATCTGGTGGTTATTCTGGAGGAGCAAATGCTGGAGCAAGTGCTGAGGCGAGTGCAGGAATCAGCGGATCTGGTGGTTATAATGTACCTACAAAAGGTGCTCCAGTTTTTGGAACGTCTGGACCAACTTTTGGAAATGGAGGAGCAAATGCTGGAGCAAGTGCTGGAGCAAGTGCAGGAATCAGCGGATCTGGCGGTTATAATGTACCTACAAAAAGTGCTCCAGTCTTTGGAACATCTGCACCAGCTTTTGGAACTGGAGGAGCAAATGCTGGAGCAAGTGCTGGAGCGAGTGCAGGAATCAGCGGATCTGGCGTTTATAATGTACCTACAAAAAGTGCTCCAGTCTTTGGAACATCTGAACCAGCTTTTGGAACTGGAGGAGCAAATGCTGGAGCGAATGCAGGAGTAAACGTTGGTGGCAGCGGATCTGCTGATTATACTGGAGGAGCAAATACTGGAGCAAGTACAGGACTAAACTTTGATGGCAGCGGATCTGCTGGTTATACTGGAGGAGCAAATACTGGAGCAAGTATAGGACTAAACTTTGATGGCACCGGATCTGCTGGTTATACTGGAGGAGCAAATACTGGAGCGAGTACAGGACTAAACATTGCTGGCAGCGGATCTGCTGGTTATACTGGAGGAGCAAATACTGGAGCAAGTACAGGACTAAACGTTGGTGGCAGCGGATCTATTGGTTATTCTGCAGGAGCAAATGCTGGAGCGAGTGCAGGACTAAACGTTGGTGGCAGCGGATCTACTGGTTATTCTGGAGGAGCAAATGCTGGAGCAAGTACAGGACTAAACGTTGGTGGCAGCGGATCTGCTGGTTATACTGGAGGAGCAAATACTGGAGCAAGTACAGGACTAAACTTTGATGGCAGCGGATCTGCTGGTTATACTGGAGGAGCAAATACTGGAGCGAGTACAGGACTAAACATTGTTGGCAGCGGATCTGCTGGTTATACTGGAGGAGCAAATACTGGAGCAAGTACAGGACTAAACGTTGGTGGCAGCGGATCTATTGGTTATACTGGAGGAGCAAATGCTGGAGCGAGTACAGGACTAAACGTTGGTGGCAGCGGATCTGCTGGTTATTCTGCAGGAGCAAATGCTGGAGCGAGTGCAGGACTAAACGTTGGTGGCAGCGGATCTACTGGTTATTCTGCAGGAGCAAATGCTGGAGCGAGTGCAGGATTAAACGTTGGTGGCAGCGGATCTACTGGTTATTCTGGAGGAGCAAATGCTGGAGCGAGTGCAGGATTAAACGTTGGTGGCAGCGGATCTGGTGGTTATTCTGGAGGAGCAAATGCTGGAGCGAGTGCAGGATTAAACGTTGGTGGCAGCGGATCTGCTGGTTATACTGGTGGAGCAAATGCTGGAAGCAAAGCTAATGCTATAGCAAGTGCTGGAGCAAGTGCTGGAGCAAATATTGGAGGAATTGTTGGAGGAATTGTTGGATCTGGATCTGGATTAATTTTTGGTTCTGACGAATTAGGAATAGGTGCAAATGCTGGATCTGGTGGTTACGGTGGTGACTTCGTTTTTGGAGATGCATCCGCCAGTGCTAGTGCCAAGGCTGAGGCTTCCGCTTCTGGTGGATCAGGAA GCTCAAACGCGATTGCAAACGCGAATTCGAACTCGTTCAAAGGATTTTCCGGTAGCAATGCGTCCGCCAAATCGTCCGCCAACTCGTCAGGTTTTGGAAGTGGGTTGGCCAATGCGAATGCACAAGCATCCAGCAAAGCGTCTTCGGGATCTGGCAACAGTTACGCCTCCAGCTCTGCATCCGCCAACGTGGACACGAAGAGTTTGCTCGTCTTCAGAGATTAA